Genomic segment of Ewingella sp. CoE-038-23:
TAACCATGTATTTATTTTCGCCAAGTACCTTGGGTTTTTATCCCATCGAGATGAAAGAAGAATACCTTACCAATGGTTCATTACCATCTGATGTTATAGAGGTTTCCGATAGCGTCAGAAATGAATATAACTTTGCGCCACCTGAAGGCAAACAGCTAAGTTCCAGCCAAAATATGCCTGTCTGGATTGATATTCCTGCTCCTACTCATGACGAGCTTATTGCTGAAGCTGAACGAGAAAAGCAACAACGTATTGATGCCGCCAACGAGTTCATGAATAGCAAACAATGGCCTGGCAAAGCGGCGATCGGCAGGCTTAAGGGTGACGAACTGGCGCAATACATCTTGTGGCTGGATTATCTGGATGCACTGGAGGCAGTGGATACTTCCAGCGCACCAGATATAAAATGGCCTACACCACCGGGGGAACAGGCCAGATAACATTCTCAGGATCGGTTTTGATATCCCACGTCTTAACCTCATTTTTATAGGCCAACCACGCCGACAGTTTCGCTCTGTTGGCGTCACTGATTTCACCGAGCATTAATTCAGTGCGCCAGTCGAGCATAACAGCATCTGCATGGTTCAGTAGTTTCTGGCGTTCTTGTTCAGCAGCAGCAATCAACTCTTCACGTGTCGCCGGTGGAATATCAGCCCATGATGGAAAACCGTTTTCTCCGGTAATTCTTATTTTTCCTGGTGGAGGATTCTGGAATTCAGAAAACACAGTATCATCGACCTCCACACCATCAACAGGCCATTCTCCAGCATCTTCATAAGATTCCTTCAAAGTCAGAGGGTAAAAAGAATTACTGGCAGCGCTATATACATATTTCATTATTAAATTCCCACAGCTATCCATGAAATGTTTGTCGCTGTTCGGTTAAATACCGAGTTCGCAGCAACTAACCATGCTGAAAGATTAAAGCCTGCTTTATCGATGACCTGGCAACCTGCAATATTTGCTGCATTGGCATCCGTTCCAGCCCCTGTCACCCCATAACATTGTGTTGGGAATGGGATGGGAAAGTTAACAATGATTGCACCGCTGGCACTGGATGTCTGATAACCATACTGGATAATTTTACCAGATGGAAATTTCATCCAACCCGGACCAGCAGCAAACGAAGCCATGTCTGGTAACTGATTTGCCCCTGTGCCAACATCCCGTTTCGCCGCTTCTCCCAAATGAAGGTTTTTGACAAAGAGCGCCGGGTCAGGAATATCTGCGCCGTTCTGGTCTTTGGCCAGCTTCTCCGCCAGCTTGTTCAGCACCGTGGTCGCAAAGTTCGGATCGTTGCCGAGGGCGTCCGCCAGCTCCTTCAGCGTATCCAGTGTCTCTGGTGCTGTACCAGCAAGAGCCGCAATCGCTCTTGCCACAAACTCTGTCGTCACCAGTTTTTTACTGTTGTCGTTAGCAGCTGGCGTGGGGGCTGTCGGCGTGCCGGTGAATGTCGGGCTGGCCTTCGGCGCGTACTGGGTATGCGGGTCAGCTGCCGCGATATGTGCAGCAAGGTCTGTTCCGCCTTTTTCGACCTTCTGCTTGAGGTATGAAGTGCGGCTGGCCAGCTGTTTAGCCTGACGATTAGATATCCCGTCAGGCCCGCCCAGAACCGGGTCAGAGACCTCAATCTGGTAGACGCCTTCTTCCCACTGAGGGGTTTCGGGTAGGTTTGCCATAGTTAACTGCTCCCGTGGTTATAGCTGCCGTCATAGTTGACGGTGTCGTTGTAGCGAATAGCGACAGACTGATACTCCAGGCTCGCCAGATGGCAGCGGGCCGGAGCAAAAGCTGCCAGCGTCTGGCGTAACAGCGCCGCCTGATCGTTAGTAATGGGCTGCTGAAGGATGACGCGATAAACCGCCCATGCTTCAGCATCGCCGTGGACAAAAAGCCCGTTGTAAGTATGTTTGCCGTCGTAGCCGATCTGACCAGTGCCTTCGATCAGATCCACTTCACCGAAGCCGAAACGGCGGATGATTTCCCGGATTGACCACGGCGTCCCTTTATAGCGGTGCAGTTCGATGGCGGATTTGATAAGCGTGCGACGCACATCGTCCGATTCCGCCAGCTCCCAGCCATCGCCGAACAACGAGAACTGCTCGCCCAGCCATGGCAGCGCGGAGCTGTCGACAATATCGACCAGATAGACCATCAGTACGCTCAGGTCGATGTTGTCCAGCCGCCCGGCCAGTCTGCCCAGTGCTCTGAGGCTGATATCACCCTCAAGTGGTGGCGGGAGTTGTAGCGGCTCAGCCATCGGACACCCCGGTCATGTTGAGAATGATCGCCGTACAGTTTGCCCACTCGCTTTCAGCAACGACCTTCAGCGCGGGTGTCACCAGTTCGACCTGGTAGACCCCGGCAACGGACAGCACGCTGATAATCTGACTGGGGACAATATCGCGGCCCAGA
This window contains:
- a CDS encoding tail fiber assembly protein, encoding MTMYLFSPSTLGFYPIEMKEEYLTNGSLPSDVIEVSDSVRNEYNFAPPEGKQLSSSQNMPVWIDIPAPTHDELIAEAEREKQQRIDAANEFMNSKQWPGKAAIGRLKGDELAQYILWLDYLDALEAVDTSSAPDIKWPTPPGEQAR
- a CDS encoding tail fiber assembly protein, translated to MKYVYSAASNSFYPLTLKESYEDAGEWPVDGVEVDDTVFSEFQNPPPGKIRITGENGFPSWADIPPATREELIAAAEQERQKLLNHADAVMLDWRTELMLGEISDANRAKLSAWLAYKNEVKTWDIKTDPENVIWPVPPVV
- a CDS encoding gp53-like domain-containing protein, which encodes MANLPETPQWEEGVYQIEVSDPVLGGPDGISNRQAKQLASRTSYLKQKVEKGGTDLAAHIAAADPHTQYAPKASPTFTGTPTAPTPAANDNSKKLVTTEFVARAIAALAGTAPETLDTLKELADALGNDPNFATTVLNKLAEKLAKDQNGADIPDPALFVKNLHLGEAAKRDVGTGANQLPDMASFAAGPGWMKFPSGKIIQYGYQTSSASGAIIVNFPIPFPTQCYGVTGAGTDANAANIAGCQVIDKAGFNLSAWLVAANSVFNRTATNISWIAVGI
- a CDS encoding phage tail protein I, whose amino-acid sequence is MAEPLQLPPPLEGDISLRALGRLAGRLDNIDLSVLMVYLVDIVDSSALPWLGEQFSLFGDGWELAESDDVRRTLIKSAIELHRYKGTPWSIREIIRRFGFGEVDLIEGTGQIGYDGKHTYNGLFVHGDAEAWAVYRVILQQPITNDQAALLRQTLAAFAPARCHLASLEYQSVAIRYNDTVNYDGSYNHGSS